From the Salarias fasciatus chromosome 16, fSalaFa1.1, whole genome shotgun sequence genome, one window contains:
- the myl1 gene encoding myosin light chain 1, skeletal muscle isoform — protein sequence MAPKKDAKAPAKKAEPAPAPAAPAPEPAAPPKAPAVDLSAVKIEFSPDQIEDYREAFGLFDRVGDNKVAYNQIADIMRALGQNPTNKEVNKILGNPSADDMANKRVEFEGFLPMLQTIINSPNKAGFEDYVEGLRVFDKEGNGTVMGAELRIVLSTLGEKMTESEIDALMAGQEDENGCVNYEAFVKHIMSV from the exons ATGGCACCCAAGAAGGACGCTAAGGCCCCCGCCAAGAAGGCCGAGCCCGCACCGGCCCCTGCTGCACCGGCCCCCGAGCCCGCCGCTCCTCCCAAGGCCCCCGCAGTCGACCTGTCCGCAGTCAAG ATTGAATTCAGCCCAGACCAGATTGAGG ACTACAGGGAGGCCTTCGGTCTGTTCGACAGAGTTGGCGACAACAAGGTGGCCTACAACCAGATCGCAGACATCATGCGCGCTCTGGGCCAGAACCCCACCAACAAGGAGGTAAACAAGATCCTGGGAAACCCCTCCGCCGACG ACATGGCCAACAAGAGAGTAGAATTTGAGGGATTCCTgcccatgctccagaccatcatCAACAGCCCGAACAAGGCAGGCTTTGAGGACTACGTTGAGGGTCTCCGTGTCTTCGACAAGGAGGGCAACGGCACAGTGATGGGCGCCGAGCTGCGCATCGTCCTGTCAACACTGG gagagAAGATGACTGAGAGTGAGATTGATGCTCTGATGGCGGGACAGGAGGATGAGAACGGCTGTGTCAACTACGAGG CCTTTGTCAAGCACATCATGTCTGTGTAA